The Lolium rigidum isolate FL_2022 chromosome 1, APGP_CSIRO_Lrig_0.1, whole genome shotgun sequence region aatactttataccggccaccttgagatttcttcgcgtgaatggacaacctttagagggtagggaggtcttccttcttactttactagtagtaggcatgtcgaagtgcccgtcgaattcctcctccatcttcgggtcaccgttcttgtccaagtcttcctcgttggcgtctccttgcattcctatgatgctcctcttgcccctcctcacgacaacacggctaggcctcgacggatcggtgatgaagaagcattggtcaacttggctaccgagtacccatggctcatttttcgcggatgcgttcttcgattttgcatcgggtataaccatggttgtgaaatatcggccttctttttcgaccttcttggcccatctcacacgaaacattggcaccgtctctccacagtaattgagctcccatatctcctcgatccttccaaaaaatctttccttgacattagtctcgtcatcggcgtatgacaagcatagttactcccgagttttgattttcactatttctgtccttttcctcggtgtagaatccgtAACCGTTGATGgcgtacccctgataggtccttacgttatgcgcgggtccctgtgataaggtgtatatgagtttttcatcttcggtagaaggcgtatttctctcGTGCTTCAACCagcttgagtttgcttgaaccaacgcgtgaagctggagttgtgcttttggttacgtctcccatcttcctcggccggcccatatcgatgtaattctgctcgaccatgcttttgtgctcttgcacgaaaggttcggtcagttttaagtgttgtagcgcgacccggtgagccctgtcaaagtcgtcgcgtcgattttcaatgccgacatggaccgagcggtagccctcgcggtgaccgactccagccgagcctcccgaggtgcgtcccgggtggtagaccaacatgatcctcgtcgtcccggtgcttagataattcggcgaaggagatgcactcgtaggttagaaaccccttggccatgcttgcgtctggacgggccctattgcgaacgtatcctttcatgacaccgttctgcctttcgaaaggcatcatgttgtggaggaacgttgggccgagctgcttgatgtcttcaacaacatggagaaggagatggacgcatatatcacagaatgcaggcgggaagtaaatctcgagctcacatagtatcaccacgatctcatcctgtagcatcttgagctgcctcacgccgatcgacttcctcggtgataacgtcaaaaaagttgcataggccaaacagcgtatcacggacgtgctcgtccattatgcctcggatcgcaacgggaagtatccgcgtcattagcacgtggcaatcgtgagacttcatcccggtgaacctcttcttcgctacgtccagatatccgcttatattccccgagtaaccgtgaggaactttcactcctaggaggcacctgaaaaactgctcgagctcctccggactcgttgtgaagcaggcagcgggaagctgcaccgcgttcttcttagcccttttacggagacgttgagtcccttccgtctgatcatcatcatcatcatcatcatcatcgtcagtatcgggggcttgaagatctttcctgatgccaaaatgtttaagatcgtatcttgctttcggtccatccttggacttctctgagttgcaaagagtgccaagcagactctcggtaacgttcttcgtaatgtgcatgacatcgaggtcgtggggcgtgtggaggaccttccagtactccaagtcgtggaaaacagacctcgctttccatacaccgagcagcggctccggcttcggtcgcttctttcccggcgctgggcactccttccaatttttcggaagatcatcgatttctgcgcggctcctcgggcgtggggggccatcgggctcatctttgccattgaacggatcaccgcgttttctccacgggtgatccaagcgaagccaccttcgagcacctgggtagacggttttcgaggacccgggatcccttggtagttgtagatgcggggtatcgtccatgcacttcacacggccgttgaatccgtggcccacccggcggatacatatgcgtaaccaggatagtccgtgaccgtcgtgatcaacgcggctctcatatcgaaataagttctagtgtaggcgtcccacgtacggggtggcgtcttccacaacgtgtctaactcctctttcggcagcccgagatacaaatgcatgtcgacaccggttgtttcggcccccgaatgagaatactcgggtgtatgtacctttgcttggtgcacagccacgggggtaggttgtaaggccatacaaacacgaggccaggtgctatgcgtgctactctagttgccgaacggattgagtccatcggtgctcatacccggcccgatgttccttgcgtcgccccgaacctagggaaggcgatgtccaatgtttgccactgtcccgacgtccgaagggtgtgtcgacatatagcccatctccggatcttcttcgggcttctgcctttcctcgtgccattgcatgagctttgcttccttagggtccacgaaataccgctagtacggggagtgataggaaagtaccataccacctttcgaggtaccttcttgttcccaaccttgtaccgtccgtggccacacaccggacatgtggttctgtccttgtactcgcacctataaatcacacaatcattaatgcaggcgtggtatttttcgtgcggtaggtcaagggacacacgactttcttggcctcctcggtactacttggcaatgtgttcccctccgggagacgatcgtgccgaattttaagctcttgctgaagccggaatcggtccacttgttctgcgtcttcatctcgcaggtaatcaagcgttacatgcaagcgcgtatcctgcggacgacacccgggaaagatcggagtcatcccgtctttctccatttgcgacagcttggctctctctctagctgcaactctatcgttgctcgtctcctggaggagcagatcttgaacatgagagtcccgcaaggccgaaattagcgtggtcgcgccggaatcttcttcttcatcatgatgatgttctccgccggcatcttcttcttcatgatgatcttctccgtcgacttcttcttcatgatgatagtccccgtcggcatgatgatagtcttcttcatgatgatagtcgtctcgctcgacatggtcttcatgcgcaccatttgatggggccggccgcgctcggttgtcttgcatgaaaccgcgcctcggcgaGTGCTCGctccggttgtccggaatcggggttgatccagcgctcgagtttgcatgatcgacacggacatcttatccggcgcctattgttccgaatcatgtcctccttcgcgtctatcttgtatctagagattcgagcggaactcatcgagaggaccatgcttgcccgcaaatggtatacatagaacaggaaattagaaccgcaccaaatgcacacacatgcatgggccgtacctctcctcaaggtattacatggagtggaaaaattcggcatgacctctcctcaaagtaggacatatgggtagtgcaaaacttgccgaaacggaaatgaatcaacatttcggcaaacatccatgcaccacaccggcacacacacaagcgcttcacctgcaacaagcatccatacacacgacggccacacaagatctacaagcatatgcatgtctcctccaagcatatgtatgtctcctccaactactcaccttctagattcgataccgagacgagaccgcgatcgatgacttcgagaggaggagagagtatggagagccttctcctcaactccaattaagtatcaaccaaagtaagtgtaataaatacccaagcaagtgaaaagtggagtcaaaatggtatgagagagaaggggggacgagctagatggaggaagaagaatggcttgtgtagtgtggtaggtgggaggttgctcacttttgtagatctggttcgctaattacgtggcgcaccaaccacagtgcgccacggaatagcttatttcgtggcgcaccaaccgcgatgcgccacggaataacttattccgtggcgcacggaatacgcgtgcgccacgggaataccttatttttgtggcgcactgtcgccgtgcgccacgaagaagtaatttcgtggcgcaccgaggtttgtgcgccatagaaattgtaaaaccaatgattgggggtgacggggtgtggggcccaccaagtttttgtggcgcacggtttaacacagtgcgccacaaaattaagctatttctgtggcgcaccgagcttcgtgcgccacaaaataagtttctgtggcgcaccaaaaacggtgcgccacagaactaagcttcgcctataagggttttcctactagtggacgcgctgtggtgccagaaaattcctgggaagtggtctctttgctcgccacgtgtcgcaaggggaagcaacatggggatgagggaggagagagaagacaggGGAGAGTGCAGCTTTTCCCTTTTTTTTCtcgattcgttttttcaaaatgaaatatcttgagaaccgtaagtctaaATTACGAACTGTTTCCACTTTTGAGACCCTTtcatcgagatcttcaaaactagatcccatgttgataggtttcgagataAATTTTTTCCGTACTTCCTATACTACGTTGGTTGTACTTGTATTGTGTATCTAACCGTACTCGTGCatgaactgataagtacttctgttttaaaTGTATTGGTgcattttttccctttactcgtgtGTGCGACTGTACTTGTATTCGTTCGTATGCgcgactgtacttactcgtgtgcgcgactatACCTGTCTTATGTGggtgactgtacctgtactcgctcgtgtacgTGACTGTACTTacccgtgtgcgcgactgtacctgtcttatgtgggcgactgtacctgtactcgctcgtgtacgCAATTGTATTTGTGTGTCGTATGTAAGTGTACTCGCACTTCGCGGTACCCGAATTTACATGTGAACTGGAGTACGCGCGCAATGCATGGTAGCTAGTGTGCGTCTGCCCACCTATATACGCACGTATgagttagttccatttgatcctgCCGCTGTGTGCGTGCTTTGGTAGTTGTACTTGCCGATGGAACGATGAAAAGGGATGTACTCGTGTTCGAGGGAGTTCGGGGAGTAcgcgcgcgcgagggagaggcgcGGCTGCGTACGCGCACGGGCAGGTGGCCACGCGTCGCACTGTCGCAAGCCCATCTTCCCTTCGGGAAGGTTGGCCTCCAGGGAACGATACACTACTGTTGCCTGTTCAGATAAAAATAGAGAGTTCGCTACACCAGACATgtaaaaagttttttttttaagtCGCCCGGAGCCAGGCCCAAGTCGCTTTGTCACTTTGCACAATCTAGAGCTACTATGTGGTTAATGCTCAGTCAGGAATCAACCCACACCCAGCTGAAACTCGCGGAAAATTGAAGTGAAAATCGATCAAAGCAGGTCGGAGGGCGGCCAAGCACGCATCATGATTCATGCATTAACTGGAAGAAGATGCAAGCAAAAAAACTTCATTCGCTGTCGCAATCACAGATCTCACGACGTCAACCGCCGATAGAGTACTATCTTCTCTGCTAGATATACATACTACTCCTAGAAAtttcacaaacaaaactggtcccGCGTCCCGCAGGACGGCAGGAGCACACGGGTGCGCGCCCGGTCGGCGGCGCGCCTTAGGCCGCGTCCACCTTGCGCTGCTCGCCGGCCTGTGCGGCGGTGGCGAAGGCGAAGGGCCTGGCGCTGGCGATGAAGGACGGCATGTGGTTCCCGGCCATGATGACGACGAACTTGGGCTCACGGTCCAGCGGCGCCATCATCGTGCCCCGCGCCGAAGCCTCCTCCGTGGCGCTGCCGTGCCGCGACGAGCCGGCGGACGGCTTGGGGCGCGTGCAGACGAGGATGagcagcgccaccgcgatgaggcCCATCATGAGGGTGAAGCCGATGAAGAGGTAGGGCGTGGGCGTCCTCCACAGCGCCGCGTGGCCGACGTGCCCCGCCGCCGCGGCAGTCGCCTGTTCGTTGCTGCCGACGCCAACGAGCGCCGCCGCGGCTTCTCTCGCCGGCCTCATAGCACACGAATCGGGATCGAtccttctctctctctcgggCTCTGTTTTTCTACCTGTGTGCGTGCGTACACTGGAGAGTGGTTTTGCTGCGGTGAGTGGGAGATTGCGAGCAAGTGCAGGGGAGAGGCGGGGGCATTTTATAGGCGGCGAGCGGGGAGGAGAAAGAGATTGCTGGGTTTGGATCGTCTCGTCTCTCTGTGCTGACAGCTACGACGAGCTGCCGCAGCGGCTGGGTTTTGGCCACGTGGACCATGCATGCTGTATGCGATGAAAATGAGACGCGGAGACTCGAGAACACCGGCGCGCCCGCGTGTAAAATAAAATAGCCTGGTCCTTCTCAACGCTATGCaagttagactagtcacaatgggaaatatcatacactagtatcatgtacatgatactagtttatgatactacctccacaatgcatagtatcataatatggtatcaaacttatgtcatatttaatgttttgtacaatctcaatgcaaatgtgtgtacatgatgtatttatcataaagttttctaggtttatgtgtcatgatacggtatcatattatgatactactctcatctctcacctcattaattgatgtgacacatcaaaTTTTTGCCAATATGGCatgtatgatactacttatgatactcccactGGGGCTAGTCTTATAGCGTTTGCAAAAATAGAAAATTGACAGGTATATCATGCATATTAAAGATTCCATGAGCTAAAAATGGTCTTGAGTAATACATGCATAACTAATTAACCAGTTTTGACAAGAtgaagatttggtgcacatgagcaccagttcttctgattttttaaatatttaaaaactgtatttttatgtttcaaaaaattataaaaattatTCCGTGAATACATACATATGTTATGAATACTCGTGCGAAGTTTCGTAAAAATTATGTTGTATGTTTAGCTACGTAGAAAAACAAATTTATGACTGTGTATAGGGACAATTTTTGTTagtaatttgtcttttttatatagtTCATACTACACCATATTTTCGTCCAAAATTTTTTCAGTACATTCAGAAGATTTCTATGTTTTCCAAATGCCGGGAGCACTGATGCTCATGTGCCAAAGTCACTTTTCGGTTTTGACTGGATTATATCAACATGTTTTCTCTTCCTCTCATAGAGACAAAACATGTAGGACGAAGACAAAAACTATGTTACTGAGCTGAACTAAGAAGTACATGACTGAACTGAACTAAAAACTATAGAGCTAATCCATGGTGTCTGTGGGCTACAACTACCACTACTGGACTACCTTCCGGTATTGGTAAGTTGGAATAGAACCTGCAGGATGAAACTAGATATGACTGTCGCATGTTGCGCAAGAGGTGTTGGCCTAGCGATGTAGACCGGCGTCATATCTAAAAAATTTACAACAACAATTATGCATTAAAAAATACAACAACTATTTTTTTTACTAACGTATGTTATGACAATATATCTTGTATTAGGTTgatcaaattgatgatctagAGATACACTAAGAGAGTACTCATACAACTAGACAGGTCTACCATGATATAGTAAACCTTGCCGTGAATAAAAGGGAGTCATTAGTTGTGAAGGAGCCCAAAAATATATATGTTCATGAATAAGTGAACTCTTTTAGATACAGATGTATCACCACCAGTGTTATCGCACCCACTTGTCGACTACACCGTTGCAAAGCAAGAATTAGTAGGCTCACATATGCATCACATGTGCAGGTTCGGACAGGAATATCATCCTACAACAATGCCCCCACACCAGCCTTTGAAGCAGTGTTTTCTTTGCATCAAAGACCCCAGGGCCTTATGAACCATATCTAAGGATGTTTCCAACGGAGGATCGCATACTATTCCGTACCCGTTGGTGTCCGCGTGGCTTAAATATGAGACCTAGCTAACTGTGACCCTGAACGGATTATTGATCATCTTTGTGCCACACAACCACATTTTCAGAGCAAATTTTGGGCCAGTTTGCGGTGAGACGACCAACGTCTACACGAGTCCGTGCGTTTGGCTTTGGCCTGACCACGTACATGCTCCATTAATAAGCAGAGAGAGCATGACGGTGGACACTGATTGGTCCCTGCCAATGAAAGGTGGCCCACATAATTTATTCTAAACTTGTGCAATTCTATTATTTTTGCTACGTTTAAAATATAAGTAATTCCTTATTTCATATTGGCTAGCTGCttgcaatttttttttcaaaaccttTTGAACATTTTATCGATTTTTCTTTTCAAAATAACCATCACCGTTGGGTAGCATAAATAGAACCTGAATGAACAGTCGTCCGTTTCTATGAGGTCCCCTGTGAGGAATGACGTGCGAGCATCCATACACGGCGGCACGAACTGAGCTAGCCATGATAATTCGTTGGTTGAGTTGCCGCGCACACTCAATCATCCGCGCATGCGAGtaattactacctccatcccatgaCATAGGGCTTATGCGTATCTCTAGATTGTCAACTTAGCTGACATTATTAATTATACAACATGAAAATATATCATTAAAAAATAAAACATCTAAGCTTTTTCTAATGATATGTGTTTTGTATATATTTTATTGTATTATAATTGTCAATTTACATCCTATAAATATGTGCAAGGTCTATAAACCAGGATGGAGGGAGCACTAATTTACGGCCAGCTGCCGTGGCGTGTGGTGGGACGCGTGCCGTGCGCGGCGTCTCGAAGGAAGCAATGCAAGCCGCTAGATCATGCCATCCACAGCTACAGCTTCCAGCTGCAATAGCGTCATCTGCTACATCGATCCACGATCGCGCATTGCTTTGCTAGCTAGCCTTGGACCCCCGTCAAGATAGTAGTACGTAGACCGCTGCTAGCTAGCTGGATTTTTACGGGAAATGTATCAAAACGTATACTCCAGCTTCAGGCTTGGGCTGATGCAAGAGACAGAGGGACAACCGGTGGGGAAAGGGGCCTGAAAAAGTGGTGGCACGAATCGGCCGTCCGTATCGCGCGTCCTGGCCGTCGTCGTCTAGTTGACGATCGTGTCGCCATTTTTGACAGGTGGTCAGATCAGAAACATTCCAAGTCCTTCCACACATGCTAGAGATCCAAGACGTCgtcggtcgtcgtcgtcgtcaattTGTGCACAAGTAGTTGGGTGATCGATGGTGTCCGCCAGCTTTTgacatcagggcatctccagcggcgcgacgcaaacggacgctaagcgaccgtttgtgtccgccatgaccgaaaatgcgtcgtgcaccctctccagcggcgcgacgcaaagtgaccgggccgcccgcagagacgcaaacctggcccaaatatgcgccaagtttgcgtctcggcggacgctgcgcggacgcgtaaagtgtccgctgcgtcctggcacgggcccgcctggcagcgtcacaactgcttcgtcttcggcagcattacttgcgggcggcgcgccgcagcctttgcagggccgcgttaatggcgtgcctcggcttccgcgagcgtgcgcagctagcgCACGCAgcggcgtcgatgcgtcttctccgccgcatgcggcagcgaggc contains the following coding sequences:
- the LOC124660382 gene encoding protein GLUTAMINE DUMPER 6-like — protein: MRPAREAAAALVGVGSNEQATAAAAGHVGHAALWRTPTPYLFIGFTLMMGLIAVALLILVCTRPKPSAGSSRHGSATEEASARGTMMAPLDREPKFVVIMAGNHMPSFIASARPFAFATAAQAGEQRKVDAA